A DNA window from Mucilaginibacter xinganensis contains the following coding sequences:
- the hemN gene encoding oxygen-independent coproporphyrinogen III oxidase has translation MFSEENYTTLAQKYNVAAPRYTSYPTVPYWDNANFDAGQWQKAVKFSFDESNATDGISLYIHLPFCESLCTYCGCNTRITKNHRVEEPYINAVLKEWKMYLQLMDEPPVIREIHLGGGTPTFFSAVNLHLLIDGILKESVVHPQAEFSFEAHPDNTTVDHLQTLYNLGFKRLSLGIQDFDPRVQFIINRHQTFEQVQTITQVARGIGYTSINFDLIYGLPLQTMEGLADTMHLVSELSPDRIAFYSYAHVPWIKPGQRRFTEEHLPNVHDKNKLYEIGRDLLKGYGYIEVGMDHFALPGDDLLKAEKSGNLHRNFMGYTHQHTQLLIGLGVSSISDSWYAFAQNVKVVEDYLRLVNEGELPVVKGHILTHEDLIIRKHILNIMCKGETVWNQHLEQSISLTDAFERLAPLVDDGLIELNARNLKVTPLGKNFLRNICMALDARLWADKPTTQLFSMAV, from the coding sequence ATGTTCTCAGAAGAAAACTACACCACCCTTGCACAAAAATATAACGTAGCAGCGCCGAGATACACAAGCTATCCCACTGTTCCTTATTGGGACAACGCAAATTTTGATGCCGGGCAATGGCAAAAGGCTGTCAAATTTTCATTTGATGAAAGCAATGCAACTGACGGAATAAGCCTTTATATTCATTTGCCGTTTTGCGAAAGCCTTTGCACCTACTGTGGCTGCAACACAAGGATCACAAAAAATCATCGGGTTGAAGAACCTTATATTAATGCCGTTTTAAAAGAATGGAAAATGTACCTGCAATTGATGGACGAACCTCCTGTAATCCGGGAGATCCATTTGGGCGGCGGCACACCTACTTTTTTTAGCGCCGTTAACCTGCATTTGCTTATTGACGGAATTCTGAAAGAATCCGTAGTGCATCCACAGGCAGAATTCAGCTTTGAGGCGCATCCGGACAATACAACGGTTGATCATCTGCAAACCTTGTACAATCTTGGCTTTAAGCGCCTTAGCCTCGGCATCCAGGATTTTGATCCGCGGGTACAGTTTATTATCAACCGCCATCAAACGTTTGAGCAGGTACAGACCATAACACAGGTTGCCCGCGGCATTGGTTATACCTCTATCAACTTCGACCTGATCTATGGTCTCCCCTTACAAACTATGGAGGGACTTGCCGACACAATGCACCTGGTATCGGAACTAAGCCCGGATCGCATCGCCTTTTACAGCTATGCGCATGTGCCCTGGATTAAGCCTGGCCAAAGGCGATTTACAGAGGAGCATTTACCCAACGTACATGATAAAAATAAGTTATATGAAATTGGCCGCGACCTGCTTAAGGGCTATGGATACATTGAAGTGGGGATGGACCATTTTGCACTGCCCGGAGATGATCTTCTAAAAGCTGAAAAATCAGGCAACCTGCACCGCAATTTCATGGGTTACACCCATCAGCACACCCAGCTGTTAATTGGCCTGGGGGTATCATCCATCAGCGATTCATGGTATGCCTTTGCACAGAATGTAAAAGTGGTTGAAGATTACCTGCGCCTGGTTAATGAGGGCGAGCTGCCTGTTGTTAAAGGCCATATTTTAACACATGAGGACCTCATCATCCGCAAGCATATTTTAAATATAATGTGCAAAGGCGAAACGGTTTGGAACCAGCATCTGGAACAATCCATCTCATTAACGGATGCCTTTGAACGATTAGCGCCTTTGGTTGATGACGGATTAATTGAACTTAACGCACGGAACCTGAAAGTTACCCCGCTCGGTAAAAACTTTCTGCGTAATATATGTATGGCCCTTGACGCAAGGCTATGGGCTGATAAGCCCACCACCCAGTTATTCAGCATGGCTGTTTAA
- a CDS encoding sulfite exporter TauE/SafE family protein: MSSNSIAFFIGLFGSVHCIGMCGPLAFAVPSFHSRWLLVVADKIIYNLGRIVSYSLLGLLFGFIGRQLWMFGLQQGISLASGMLIILAGLSRLYKVRLKDKNILSIFLLPINRLLSYALKHKAGHFIVGVLNGFLPCGFVYLALVGAINTTTPLAATQFMFWFGMGTFPLMLLATVSSGFVGPVVRRRINRTMPYLMVCLGFWFILRGLNLNIPYLSPQKQTSGVSVCH, translated from the coding sequence ATGAGCAGTAACAGCATCGCATTTTTTATAGGGTTATTTGGTAGCGTGCATTGTATTGGCATGTGCGGCCCGCTGGCTTTCGCTGTTCCATCGTTTCATAGCCGTTGGTTGCTAGTGGTGGCCGATAAGATTATTTATAACCTGGGGCGTATTGTAAGTTATTCATTATTAGGCTTGCTTTTTGGTTTTATTGGCAGGCAACTGTGGATGTTTGGCCTGCAGCAGGGTATAAGTCTTGCCAGTGGAATGCTTATTATTCTCGCCGGTTTATCAAGGCTCTACAAGGTTCGCCTGAAAGATAAGAACATCCTTTCTATCTTTTTATTACCCATTAACAGGTTGTTAAGTTATGCTTTGAAACACAAGGCAGGGCATTTCATAGTGGGTGTATTAAACGGCTTTTTACCATGCGGCTTTGTTTACCTGGCGCTTGTTGGCGCTATTAACACCACCACCCCGCTGGCCGCTACGCAATTTATGTTTTGGTTTGGGATGGGCACATTCCCGTTAATGCTGCTGGCAACGGTAAGCTCAGGTTTTGTTGGTCCGGTGGTACGCCGACGTATAAACAGAACTATGCCCTACCTTATGGTTTGCCTGGGCTTTTGGTTTATCCTTCGCGGGCTAAACTTAAATATTCCTTACCTCAGTCCGCAGAAACAAACTTCGGGAGTAAGCGTGTGTCATTAA
- a CDS encoding FixH family protein, which yields MNWGKGIIAGMILFMLFILTMCVYMFMAPVDDYDHEYYEKGLTFNQYYNKEKQVIKDNARPVVSVSGGNIRVVFTRPAKGSLKLQRPSDNQLDKVYQLSTGAANEFEVPVEGITKGQWILIFNWTSNNKEYLYQQEMFIK from the coding sequence ATGAACTGGGGAAAAGGAATTATTGCGGGCATGATATTATTTATGCTGTTTATTTTAACAATGTGTGTTTACATGTTTATGGCCCCCGTGGATGATTACGACCACGAGTATTATGAAAAGGGTTTAACATTTAACCAATATTATAATAAAGAAAAACAGGTAATAAAAGATAATGCCCGGCCGGTTGTATCGGTTTCGGGAGGTAATATCCGGGTCGTATTTACCCGGCCGGCAAAGGGTTCATTAAAATTACAGCGTCCATCAGACAATCAGCTTGATAAAGTTTATCAGCTTAGCACCGGTGCTGCCAACGAGTTTGAAGTTCCCGTTGAGGGGATTACAAAAGGGCAGTGGATCTTGATTTTTAACTGGACCAGCAACAATAAAGAGTACCTGTACCAACAGGAAATGTTTATAAAATGA
- the ccoG gene encoding cytochrome c oxidase accessory protein CcoG — MDEVLKGAESNKRRWIYPLIRKGQYYKWRSYISYVYLILFFAGPFIRINGQPMLLLNVIDRQFVLMGQVFWPQDIFLFVLATLVFVVCVVVFTIAFGRIFCGWICPQTIFMEMVFRKVEAWIEGDANKQKKLNAAEWNREKITKKTSKHLVFLLISFLIANTFLAYIIGSDALIKIIIEPVKAHWVGFISIWVFTIVFYLIYSQVRELVCTVICPYGRLQGVMLDEHTLVVAYNDVRGEPRAKLSRNEDPFKVKGDCIDCGLCVSVCPTGIDIRKGTQMECINCTACIDVCDEVMDKIHKPHNLIGFFSENMIRNNEKPRFTVRMMAYSAVILVLMSVLSYFIFTQSDMDITIMRSAGMLYQQQPNKNISNIYNAEIINKTNKTQTITLKPEDASIKIKYIQAPGPIEKGGSSKIVFFIIIPESGIHQAKTDVRLQLVAGNKIIKIVSTAFVGPIND; from the coding sequence ATGGACGAAGTATTAAAGGGGGCGGAGAGCAATAAGCGCAGGTGGATTTATCCATTAATACGTAAGGGGCAATATTATAAATGGAGGAGCTATATCAGCTATGTGTACTTGATTTTATTTTTTGCCGGCCCGTTTATCCGCATAAACGGGCAGCCGATGCTGCTGCTAAACGTTATTGACCGACAGTTTGTATTAATGGGCCAGGTATTTTGGCCGCAGGATATTTTCCTGTTCGTGCTGGCTACATTGGTTTTTGTAGTTTGTGTAGTGGTGTTTACCATAGCTTTTGGGCGGATATTTTGCGGCTGGATCTGTCCGCAAACCATCTTTATGGAAATGGTTTTCCGCAAAGTAGAGGCGTGGATTGAAGGGGATGCCAATAAGCAAAAAAAGTTAAATGCCGCGGAGTGGAACCGGGAAAAGATTACAAAAAAAACAAGCAAGCACCTGGTGTTCCTGCTGATCTCTTTTTTAATTGCTAATACTTTTTTAGCGTATATAATTGGAAGCGATGCTTTAATAAAAATTATAATTGAGCCGGTAAAAGCGCATTGGGTAGGTTTTATAAGTATCTGGGTATTTACGATTGTGTTCTACTTGATCTACAGTCAGGTGCGTGAGCTGGTTTGTACCGTTATTTGCCCCTATGGCCGTTTGCAGGGTGTAATGCTTGATGAGCATACCCTGGTTGTTGCCTATAACGATGTACGAGGAGAACCAAGGGCCAAATTGTCACGAAACGAAGACCCTTTTAAAGTTAAGGGCGATTGCATTGATTGCGGATTATGTGTTTCCGTTTGCCCCACCGGTATTGATATCCGCAAGGGCACGCAGATGGAATGCATTAACTGTACCGCTTGTATTGACGTTTGCGACGAGGTGATGGATAAGATCCATAAACCGCATAATCTAATCGGTTTTTTCTCTGAAAACATGATCAGGAATAACGAAAAACCCCGGTTTACTGTCCGCATGATGGCTTACAGTGCAGTTATTTTGGTGTTAATGAGCGTACTGAGCTATTTTATTTTTACGCAAAGCGATATGGATATTACGATTATGCGAAGCGCGGGAATGCTTTACCAGCAACAACCTAACAAAAATATCAGTAACATTTATAACGCCGAGATTATTAATAAAACCAATAAAACACAGACAATAACATTAAAGCCTGAAGATGCATCAATTAAGATTAAATACATCCAGGCACCGGGCCCTATTGAAAAGGGAGGGTCTTCAAAAATTGTGTTCTTTATAATTATCCCTGAATCCGGAATACACCAGGCCAAAACTGATGTACGGTTACAACTGGTAGCCGGTAATAAAATTATTAAAATCGTTAGCACCGCTTTTGTTGGACCTATAAATGATTAA
- a CDS encoding cbb3-type cytochrome c oxidase N-terminal domain-containing protein has translation MKYLRITLFLAFTVVCQGAFAADTVDDHSMLTPGQENAIGYGVVVGALLMFIIVMLVLLRTFKVLTRIIMKYEGYTDQQITAEFKPAKIEKKAKEKGAVWNKLLSLRPLSEEKDLLIEHDYDGIQELDNPIPAWFMYLFYATIAFSVSYLLIYHVFGVGQLQYDEYKTEVAQAETAKKIYLSKQANQVDENTVKLVTDPAVIGSGQTVFKTTCAPCHGDKAQGNVGPNLTDDYWLHGGKITDIFKTIKYGVLAKGMPTWEKQLSPKQISDVANYIKSLHGTNPPGAKAPQGDKEKDDDHAEKKGLISAVVK, from the coding sequence ATGAAATATTTACGCATCACATTGTTCCTGGCTTTCACAGTTGTTTGCCAGGGTGCCTTTGCAGCAGATACAGTAGATGATCACAGTATGCTAACACCCGGCCAGGAAAATGCAATTGGCTATGGCGTAGTTGTGGGTGCACTGCTTATGTTTATTATAGTAATGCTGGTTTTATTAAGGACTTTTAAAGTGCTTACCCGTATTATAATGAAATACGAGGGGTACACCGATCAGCAAATAACAGCAGAATTTAAACCTGCCAAAATAGAGAAGAAAGCAAAAGAGAAGGGAGCGGTTTGGAATAAACTACTTTCACTGAGGCCGTTATCTGAAGAAAAAGACCTGTTGATTGAGCATGATTATGACGGCATTCAGGAACTGGATAATCCTATCCCAGCATGGTTTATGTATCTTTTTTATGCAACTATAGCTTTTTCAGTTAGCTACCTGCTGATTTACCATGTTTTTGGTGTTGGCCAGCTACAGTACGATGAATATAAAACAGAAGTAGCGCAGGCGGAAACCGCGAAGAAGATCTATTTAAGCAAGCAGGCTAACCAGGTTGACGAAAATACGGTTAAGCTGGTAACAGATCCTGCAGTAATCGGATCGGGCCAAACTGTTTTTAAAACTACCTGTGCACCTTGCCATGGCGATAAGGCCCAGGGAAACGTAGGCCCTAACCTTACCGATGATTACTGGTTGCATGGCGGAAAGATCACCGACATATTTAAAACCATTAAATATGGTGTGCTTGCAAAAGGAATGCCTACCTGGGAAAAGCAGTTGTCTCCAAAACAGATCTCGGATGTGGCCAACTATATAAAATCATTGCACGGAACCAACCCGCCGGGAGCTAAAGCACCACAGGGCGACAAAGAAAAGGACGATGATCACGCTGAAAAAAAAGGCCTGATAAGCGCTGTAGTTAAATAA
- the ccoN gene encoding cytochrome-c oxidase, cbb3-type subunit I, whose product MQPENFYYDNKIVRNFGIATIVWGIIGMTVGLIVAIQLYHPAMNMGNQYTTFGRIRPLHTNAVIFAFVGNAIFMGVYYSLQRLLKARMFSDVLSKIHFWGWQLIIISAVITLPLGLTTSHEYAELEWPIDIAITLIWVVFGVNMFGTIFKRRERHLYVAIWFYIATFVTIAVLHIVNSIELPVSMFKSYMVFAGVQDALVQWWYGHNAVAFFLTTPYLGMMYYFLPKMANRPIYSYKLSILHFWALIFIYIWAGPHHLLYTTLPGWAQSLGVAFSIMLIAPSWGGMINGLLTLRGAWDKVRDDVILKFMVVGLTAYGMATFEGPMLSLKQINGFAHFSDWIIAHVHVGALGWNGFLTFAILYWLIPRIYKTELYSKKLASFHFWIGTLGILFYAIPMYWAGFTQGLMLKEFTPEGLLKYPNFLETVLRILPMHIMRSVGGGMYLLGVIVMAYNIARTMLQGSLVANEAAQAMPLEPLPKIVTESTWHRVLERRPIQFMIISLLVILVGTFVELMPTLTISSNIPTIASVKPYTPLELQGRDLYIREGCVNCHSQTVRPFRSETERYGEYSKAGEFVYDHPFLWGSKRTGPDLAREGGKYGNSWHYNHLMDPRLMSPGSIMPNYDWLLTQTLDTSLTAAKINAMRSLGVPYPAGYDKIANRDLDLQAKAIAANLAKDNIKVKSNKEIVAIIAYLQRLGTDIKANKTANNNN is encoded by the coding sequence ATGCAGCCCGAAAATTTTTACTATGACAACAAGATCGTCCGCAACTTTGGTATAGCAACCATCGTGTGGGGGATCATCGGCATGACTGTGGGCCTTATTGTAGCCATCCAATTATATCACCCGGCTATGAATATGGGTAACCAGTATACAACTTTTGGCCGAATCAGGCCACTGCACACCAATGCGGTAATTTTTGCATTTGTGGGCAACGCCATTTTTATGGGAGTTTATTATTCATTGCAACGCCTGCTTAAAGCGCGTATGTTTAGTGATGTGCTCAGCAAAATCCATTTTTGGGGTTGGCAGCTGATCATCATTTCGGCGGTAATTACTTTACCGCTCGGATTAACAACCTCGCATGAATATGCTGAACTTGAGTGGCCCATTGATATTGCAATTACGCTTATTTGGGTAGTGTTTGGTGTAAACATGTTCGGCACCATATTTAAACGCCGCGAAAGGCATTTATACGTGGCCATTTGGTTTTACATTGCAACGTTTGTTACCATAGCAGTATTGCATATAGTTAATTCAATAGAGCTGCCTGTATCAATGTTTAAAAGCTACATGGTTTTTGCCGGTGTGCAGGATGCGTTGGTGCAATGGTGGTACGGGCATAATGCGGTGGCATTTTTTCTTACTACGCCTTATTTGGGAATGATGTATTATTTCCTTCCTAAAATGGCTAACCGGCCCATCTATTCATATAAGCTAAGTATCCTTCACTTTTGGGCGCTGATATTTATTTATATCTGGGCCGGCCCTCACCATTTATTATATACAACATTACCAGGCTGGGCGCAATCATTAGGCGTGGCATTTTCAATTATGCTTATTGCACCAAGCTGGGGCGGTATGATAAACGGGCTATTAACGCTCAGGGGTGCCTGGGATAAGGTAAGGGACGATGTTATCCTTAAATTTATGGTGGTAGGCTTAACCGCTTACGGTATGGCCACATTTGAGGGGCCCATGTTGTCCTTAAAGCAAATTAACGGTTTTGCGCATTTTTCTGACTGGATCATCGCTCACGTACATGTTGGCGCGCTGGGCTGGAACGGATTTTTAACTTTTGCTATACTATACTGGCTCATCCCCCGCATTTACAAAACCGAGTTATATAGCAAAAAACTGGCATCATTCCATTTTTGGATAGGTACACTGGGTATATTATTTTACGCAATACCTATGTATTGGGCAGGCTTTACACAGGGCCTGATGCTTAAAGAATTTACCCCCGAAGGGTTGTTAAAATACCCTAACTTTTTGGAAACGGTATTAAGGATATTACCAATGCATATTATGCGTTCAGTGGGTGGTGGTATGTACCTGCTTGGCGTAATAGTTATGGCCTACAATATCGCCCGCACCATGTTGCAGGGAAGTTTGGTGGCTAATGAAGCAGCACAGGCTATGCCGCTTGAGCCGCTGCCAAAAATTGTAACAGAATCAACCTGGCACAGGGTATTGGAGCGCAGGCCAATCCAGTTTATGATCATCTCATTGCTGGTAATACTGGTTGGAACCTTTGTTGAACTAATGCCAACATTAACCATCTCGTCAAATATTCCAACTATTGCCAGTGTGAAACCTTACACGCCATTGGAATTACAAGGGCGGGACCTTTATATAAGGGAAGGTTGTGTTAACTGCCATTCGCAAACGGTTAGGCCATTCCGCTCAGAAACTGAACGATATGGTGAATACAGCAAAGCCGGTGAGTTTGTGTATGATCATCCATTTTTATGGGGATCAAAACGTACCGGGCCTGATCTGGCACGTGAAGGTGGGAAGTACGGCAACTCCTGGCACTATAATCACCTCATGGACCCGCGGTTAATGTCGCCGGGAAGTATTATGCCAAATTACGACTGGCTGCTTACGCAAACGCTTGATACGTCATTAACGGCTGCTAAAATAAACGCTATGCGTTCACTTGGGGTTCCTTACCCCGCCGGTTATGATAAAATTGCCAACCGCGACCTTGACCTGCAGGCAAAAGCTATAGCAGCAAACCTTGCCAAGGACAATATCAAGGTGAAAAGCAACAAGGAGATTGTAGCTATAATTGCTTACCTGCAACGCCTTGGAACCGATATTAAAGCAAATAAAACAGCAAATAACAATAACTAA
- the ccoS gene encoding cbb3-type cytochrome oxidase assembly protein CcoS, producing MSIIYFLIGCSLLLATCFLGAFFWAQRTGQNDDLHTPAMRILLDDDEVVPPEK from the coding sequence ATGAGCATAATTTATTTCCTTATCGGCTGTAGCCTGCTATTGGCAACCTGTTTTTTGGGTGCCTTTTTTTGGGCGCAACGCACCGGGCAGAATGACGACCTGCACACCCCGGCTATGCGGATTCTGCTTGACGACGATGAAGTAGTTCCGCCTGAAAAGTGA
- a CDS encoding heavy metal translocating P-type ATPase translates to MITQTLNIEKTTCYHCGDDCLSADFIVEDKHFCCHGCKSVYQILAENRLCSYYNYNNHPGATQARTDKRFDYLNDPTIVSELIDYADQRVTIATFYIPHIHCSSCLWLLEQLNKINPAVHYCRVDFLKKQLNIRFEHDKLSLRQLVELLHDIGYEPMINLQDVIKKQNSATKDNLVSKIAVAGFCFGNVMLLSFPEYLGISAFEQSFRFFFGLVNILICIPVVFYSGRGYFISAWQNLRNKVLNIDFPLALGIGVLFARTVIEILTKTGAGFADTLCGLVFFLLVGKFVQKKTYYHISFERDYRSFFPVAVHVIENEIEKPVPLSQLHTHHRIIIRHNEIIPADAILLKGEALIDFSFVTGEALPVNKTLGEIIYAGGRQTGEAIELEVVKAVSQSYLTQLWNNEAFTRQQDNKMQTFNEKVSKYFTVVLLVIAFSSFFFWLPGDFKRGLAAFTAVLIVACPCALALSTPFTMSAALSIFDRNLFYLKNTAVVEHLARIDTIVFDKTGTITAGNNQDIRTAAVLNDEQKQLIYSACINSIHPLSRMIYRSLGGAQRLHVAQYSEIAGKGISATINGNQIKLGSAGLVLGEPEKAIHSTNVHIMINEMYLGYFAFSHHYREGLENIACLDQSYNLQLLSGDNDHERFELLPFFKGQQKMHFSQSPQQKLDFIQSLQSGKHKVMMIGDGLNDSGALKQSDVGIAITDDVNNFSPGSDAILDGRSFEKLPAFLRFAKDTVKVIHISFLISLTYNLIGLSYAVTGKLSPLTAAILMPLSTVTIISFTSIATHLAAKKRKLL, encoded by the coding sequence ATGATAACTCAAACCCTGAACATTGAAAAAACTACGTGTTACCATTGTGGCGATGATTGCCTTTCGGCAGACTTTATAGTTGAAGATAAGCATTTTTGCTGCCATGGCTGTAAAAGCGTTTACCAGATTTTAGCTGAAAACAGGCTATGCAGCTATTATAATTACAATAATCATCCCGGCGCTACCCAGGCGCGAACAGATAAGCGTTTTGATTATTTAAATGACCCGACAATAGTAAGCGAGTTAATTGACTACGCCGACCAGCGGGTAACTATTGCAACATTTTATATTCCACATATTCATTGCAGCTCATGCCTCTGGCTGCTCGAGCAGCTGAATAAGATAAATCCCGCCGTACATTATTGCCGGGTTGATTTTTTAAAAAAGCAGTTAAATATCCGCTTTGAACATGATAAATTAAGCCTGCGGCAGCTGGTGGAACTTTTACATGATATTGGCTACGAGCCGATGATAAACCTGCAGGATGTTATCAAAAAGCAAAATTCAGCCACCAAAGACAACCTGGTTTCAAAGATAGCTGTTGCCGGGTTTTGCTTTGGAAATGTAATGCTGTTGAGCTTTCCTGAATATTTAGGTATCTCGGCCTTTGAACAATCGTTCAGGTTCTTTTTTGGATTGGTGAATATCCTGATCTGTATTCCGGTAGTTTTTTATAGCGGCAGGGGTTATTTTATTTCGGCCTGGCAAAATCTTAGGAACAAGGTTTTGAATATTGATTTTCCGCTGGCACTGGGCATAGGTGTTTTATTTGCCCGTACAGTAATAGAAATATTAACAAAAACAGGGGCAGGCTTTGCCGATACGCTCTGCGGGCTGGTGTTCTTTTTGCTGGTAGGAAAGTTTGTTCAGAAAAAAACCTATTACCATATTTCTTTCGAAAGGGATTACCGTTCATTTTTCCCTGTTGCGGTGCATGTTATAGAAAACGAAATTGAAAAACCTGTACCCTTGTCGCAATTACACACACATCACCGGATAATAATACGGCACAACGAGATTATTCCCGCGGACGCTATATTATTAAAGGGGGAAGCGCTGATTGACTTTAGCTTTGTTACCGGCGAGGCGTTGCCTGTAAATAAAACCTTAGGCGAGATTATTTACGCAGGCGGCAGGCAAACCGGCGAGGCTATTGAACTTGAGGTAGTTAAAGCGGTGTCGCAAAGCTACCTTACACAGCTATGGAATAATGAAGCTTTTACCCGGCAGCAGGACAATAAGATGCAAACCTTTAATGAAAAGGTAAGCAAGTACTTTACGGTTGTTTTATTGGTTATTGCTTTCTCTTCATTTTTTTTCTGGCTACCAGGCGACTTTAAAAGAGGACTTGCCGCATTTACAGCTGTGCTGATAGTTGCCTGTCCATGTGCGCTGGCTTTAAGTACGCCATTTACCATGTCGGCGGCGCTTAGCATTTTCGACAGGAACTTATTTTATCTTAAAAACACCGCAGTAGTTGAACACCTGGCCCGGATTGATACCATCGTTTTTGATAAAACCGGCACTATAACCGCCGGTAATAACCAGGATATTAGGACCGCGGCTGTACTAAACGATGAGCAAAAACAATTGATCTATAGCGCCTGCATCAACTCCATTCACCCTTTAAGCAGAATGATCTACCGGTCACTCGGCGGTGCACAGCGGCTACACGTAGCGCAATATTCAGAAATTGCAGGTAAAGGAATATCAGCTACTATTAATGGAAACCAAATTAAGCTGGGCAGCGCGGGCCTGGTGCTTGGCGAGCCGGAAAAAGCAATCCATTCTACCAATGTGCACATCATGATCAATGAAATGTACCTCGGTTATTTTGCTTTTTCGCATCATTACCGCGAAGGGCTGGAAAATATTGCCTGCCTTGACCAGTCTTATAACCTGCAACTGCTTTCGGGCGATAACGACCACGAACGCTTTGAACTGCTTCCCTTTTTTAAGGGTCAGCAAAAAATGCATTTCAGCCAGTCGCCGCAGCAAAAGCTCGACTTCATCCAATCGCTGCAATCAGGCAAACACAAGGTAATGATGATAGGAGACGGGCTGAACGATTCGGGAGCGCTAAAGCAAAGCGACGTGGGTATAGCTATTACCGATGATGTAAACAACTTTTCACCCGGAAGCGATGCCATCCTTGACGGAAGATCATTTGAAAAGCTGCCTGCGTTTTTACGATTTGCAAAAGATACAGTTAAGGTAATTCACATTTCGTTTTTAATCTCCCTTACTTATAACCTTATTGGGTTAAGCTATGCCGTAACCGGAAAGCTATCGCCTCTTACAGCGGCTATATTGATGCCCTTAAGTACAGTAACCATTATTTCATTTACCAGTATAGCCACACACCTGGCGGCTAAAAAAAGAAAGTTATTATGA